In the genome of Stegostoma tigrinum isolate sSteTig4 chromosome 29, sSteTig4.hap1, whole genome shotgun sequence, one region contains:
- the traf1 gene encoding TNF receptor-associated factor 1 produces the protein MAQELNGFACNGLPSSPDENELPSGFPQNICDDVPEEKYLCSFCKNILRKACQTLCGHRYCWACVEWIVKYNKTPICQKCKEDESPSINEDSILALAKIFSDAAVSKEILDLKVHCINPGCTWKNILKNYEDHITQCEFSLIPCSTGCGSMILRRKLADHLEKECKNNMTECQRCGVKMFLKDLQMHACEEVSTNEKKTLKVESASKEKFRPPGGNRTRDSCRFAELGCNFKGGKERLKDHENSSVVVHLALVFQFVNTLKTSPLQNSSIANGRSDHSSVIPLPSMIAELQFKIQQLEKNVLSLTSEESLASLCTQIAVESDGDLETDHFEGPSCSSESSDLQTIPYSGQTLTECRNKVDTLERKIQTFENIVTVLNREVEKTQTTMDAFERQSKIDQDAIRALERKVSDQQHLLALKDVIINEFRLQMLALEQTSYEGILMWKITDVSRKRQEAISGKITNLSSPAFYTSKYGYKVCMRIYLNGDGTGRGTHISLFFVVMRGEYDALLHWPFKQKVTFMLLDQNNREHVIDAFRPDVSSSSFQRPVKEMNIASGCPLFFPLTKLDYPKQTYVKDDTLFIKCIIDATT, from the exons ATGGCACAAGAGCTCAATGGATTTGCGTGCAATGGTCTGCCTTCTTCACCCGATGAAAATGAATTGCCTTCTGGCTTTCCACAAAATATTTGTGATGACGTACCAGAGGAAAAGTACTTGTGCAGCTTTTGTAAAAACATCTTGAGGAAAGCCTGCCAAACGTTGTGTGGACATCGTTACTGCTGGGCATGTGTCGAGTGGATTGTCAA ATACAATAAAACTCCAATCTGTCAAAAATGTAAGGAAGATGAATCTCCAAGTATAAATGAAGATAGTATTTTGGCCTTGGCAAAG attttcagTGATGCTGCAGTTTCTAAAGAGATTTTAGATTTGAAAGTACATTGTATCAATCCTGGATGTACCTGGAAAAACATATTGAAAAACTATGAG GATCACATAACACAGTGCgaattttccctgattccttGTAGTACAGGTTGTGGTTCGATGATTTTAAGGAGAAAGCTAGCAGATCATTTGGAAAAAGAGTGTAAAAACAATATGACAGAATGTCAACGATGTGGTGTAAAGATGTTTCTGAAAGATTTGCAG ATGCACGCCTGTGAGGAAGTTTCTACTAATGAGAAGAAAACATTGAAGGTTGAATCAGCCAGTAAAGAAAAG TTTCGGCCTCCTGGAGGAAACCGTACCCGTGATAGCTGTCGTTTTGCAGAATTGGGAtgcaatttcaag GGCGGCAAAGAGCGTCTCAAAGATCACGAAAACTCTTCAGTTGTTGTACATCTTGCATTAGTATTTCAATTTGTCAATACTTTGAAAACCAGCCCTCTGCAGAATTCCAGCATTGCTAATGGTCGCAGTGATCATTCATCAGTGATTCCTCTCCCATCAATGATTGCTGAACTACAGTTCAAAATCCAACAGTTAGAGAAGAATGTGCTGTCTTTGACCTCTGAAGAGTCTTTAGCTTCCTTGTGCACCCAGATTGCTGTAGAATCAGATGGTGACTTAGAAACTGACCATTTTGAAGGACCTTCCTGTTCTAGTGAGTCTTCAGATTTGCAGACAATCCCGTATTCTGGTCAGACATTGACAGAGTGTCGAAATAAAGTTGATACACTTGAACGGAAAATTCAGACATTTGAAAACATTGTGACTGTTTTGAACAGAGAAGTAGAAAAAACCCAAACTACTATGGATGCATTTGAGAGACAAAGCAAGATTGACCAGGATGCCATCAGAGCCTTGGAGCGAAAG GTTTCTGATCAACAGCATCTCCTTGCTTTGAAAGACGTGATTATCAATGAATTCCGTTTGCAAATGCTTGCTTTGGAACAAACCTCTTATGAGGGAATATTGATGTGGAAAATTACTGATGTCAGTAGAAAACGCCAGGAAGCCATTTCAGGCAAAATAACCAACCTCTCCTCTCCAG CATTCTACACCAGCAAATATGGGTATAAGGTGTGTATGAgaatttatttaaatggagatggAACAGGCAGAGGAACTCacatctctttgttctttgttgtcaTGAGGGGAGAATATGATGCTCTGCTCCATTGGCCATTTAAACAAAAG GTCACTTTCATGCTTCTGGACCAGAATAACCGGGAACATGTAATTGATGCCTTTCGTCCAGATGTTAGTTCCTCCTCATTTCAAAGACCAGTAAAGGAGATGAATATAGCAAGTGGCTGTCCACTGTTTTTCCCACTGACCAAACTTGACTATCCCAAACAGACCTATGTGAAGGATGACACCTTGTTCATTAAATGTATTATAGATGCTACTACTTAA